The Dethiosulfovibrio peptidovorans genome window below encodes:
- a CDS encoding 30S ribosomal protein S19, translating into MARSAKKGPYVEQKLLRRIENMNESGDKRVVKTWSRASMIVPAMIGHTIAIHNGRIHIPIYISENMVGHKLGEFAPTRKFGGHAGQERRSGAR; encoded by the coding sequence ATGGCTCGTTCCGCTAAGAAGGGACCCTACGTCGAGCAGAAGCTCCTTCGTCGCATCGAGAATATGAACGAGAGCGGCGACAAACGGGTGGTTAAGACGTGGTCTCGTGCCAGTATGATCGTTCCGGCGATGATTGGACACACCATCGCCATCCATAACGGCCGTATTCACATCCCGATTTATATCAGCGAGAATATGGTCGGGCATAAGCTCGGGGAATTTGCGCCTACCAGAAAGTTTGGTGGCCATGCTGGGCAAGAGCGCCGCTCTGGCGCCAGATAA